Proteins from one Rhinopithecus roxellana isolate Shanxi Qingling chromosome 20, ASM756505v1, whole genome shotgun sequence genomic window:
- the CACNA1H gene encoding voltage-dependent T-type calcium channel subunit alpha-1H isoform X2, whose product MTEGARAADEVRVPLGAPPPGPAAAVGASPESPGAPGGEAEQGSEPGVSPPESPAAERGAELGADEEQRVPYPALAATVFFCLGQTTRPRSWCLRLVCNPWFEHVSMLVIMLNCVTLGMFRPCEDVECGSERCNILEAFDAFIFTFFAVEMVIKMVALGLFGQKCYLGDTWNRLDFFIVVAGMMEYSLDGHNVSLSAIRTVRVLRPLRAINRVPSMRILVTLLLDTLPMLGNVLLLCFFVFFIFGIVGVQLWAGLLRNRCFLDSAFVRNNNLTFLRPYYQTEEGEENPFICSSRRDNGMQKCSHIPSRRELRVPCTLGWEAYVQPQAEGVGATRNACINWNQYYNVCRSGDSNPHNGAINFDNIGYAWIAIFQVITLEGWVDIMYYVMDAHSFYNFIYFILLIIVGSFFMINLCLVVIATQFSETKQRESQLMREQRARHLSNDSTLASFSEPGSCYEELLKYVGHIFRKVKRRSLRLYARWQSRWHKKVDPSAVQGQGPGHRQRRAGRHTASVHHLVYHHHHHHHHHYHFSHSSPRRPGPEPGACDTRLVRAGASPSPPSPGSRPPDAESVHSIYHADCHIEGPQERAQVAHAAATAAASLKLATGLGTMNYPTILPSGMGSGKGSTSPGPKGKWASGPPGTGGHSPLSLYSPDPYEKIQHVVGEHGLGQAPGHLSGLSVPCPLPSPAAGTLTCELKSCPYCTRALEDPEGELSGSESGDSDGRGIYEFTQDVRHGDRRDPMQPPPAMDTPGPGSPRRRAQQRAAPGEPGRLGHLWATFSGKLRRIVDSKYFSRGIMMAILVNTLSMGVEYHEQPEELTHALEISNIVFTSMFALEMLLKLLACGPLGYIRNPYNIFDGIIVVISVWEIVGQADGGLSVLRTFRLLRVLKLVRFLPALRRQLVVLVKTMDNVATFCTLLMLFIFIFSILGMHLFGCKFSLKTDTGDTVPDRKNFDSLLWAIVTVFQILTQEDWNVVLYNGMASTSSWAALYFVALMTFGNYVLFNLLVAILVEGFQAEGDANRSDTDEDKTSVHFEEDFHKLRELQTTELKMCSLAVTPNGHLEGRGSLSPPLIMCTAATPMPTPKSSPYLDADPSLPDSRRGSSSSGDPPLGDQKPPASLRSSPCAPWGPNGAWSSRRSSWSSLGRAPSLKRRSQCGERESLLSGEGKGSTDDEAEDGRATPGPRATPLRRAESLDPRPLRPAPLPPTKCRDCNGQMVALPSEFFLRVDSHREDAAELDDDLEDSCCFRLHKVLEPYKPQWCRSREAWALYLFSPQNRFRVACQKIIMHKMFDHVVLVFIFLNCVTIALERPDIDPGSTERVFLSVSNYIFTAIFVAEMMVKVVALGLLSGEHAYLQSSWNLLDGLLVLVSLVDIVVAMASAGGAKILGVLRVLRLLRTLRPLRVISRAPGLKLVVETLISSLRPIGNIVLICCAFFIIFGILGVQLFKGKFYYCEGGDTRNISTKAQCRAAHYRWVRRKYNFDNLGQALMSLFVLSSKDGWVNIMYDGLDAVGVDQQNHNPWMLLYFISFLLIVSFFVLNMFVGVVVENFHKCRQHQEAEEARRREEKRLRRLERRRRSKALPVAVAGTFPSPEAQRRPYYADYSPTRRSIHSLCTSHYLDLFITFIICVNVITMSMEHYNQPKSLDEALKYCNYVFTIVFVFEAALKLVAFGFRRFFKDRWNQLDLAIVLLSLMGITLEEIEMSAALPINPTIIRIMRVLRIARVLKLLKMATGMRALLDTVVQALPQVGNLGLLFMLLFFIYAALGVELFGRLECSEDNPCEGLSRHATFSNFGMAFLTLFRVSTGDNWNGIMKDTLRECTREDKHCLSYLPALSPVYFVTFVLVAQFVLVNVVVAVLMKHLEESNKEAREGAELDAEIELALAQGPRGARRVDADRPPSPQESPDARDTPNLLVARKVSVSRMLSLPNDSYMFRPVVPASAPHPRPLQEVEMETYGASTPLDSIASAHSPPAESCASLQIPLAVSSPARSSETLHALSPRGAARSPSLSRLLCRQEAVRADSLEGQIDGPRDTLDPAETGEKTLVRPVSQGGSLQSPPRSPRPASIRTRKHTFGQRCVSSRTAAPGGEEAEASDPADEEVSHITSSACPWQPVAEPQGPEASPVAGGERDLRRLYSVDAQGFLDKPGRVDEQWRPSAELGSGEPGEAKAWGPEAEPSLGARRKKKMSPPCISVEPPAEDEGSARPPAAEGGSTTLRRRTPSCEATPHRDSLEPTEGSGTGGDPAAKGERWGQASCRAEHLTVPSFAFEPLDLGGPSGDPFLDGGHSVIPEPRASSSGATVPLEPPETEPPVPVSDPPEKRRGLYLTVPQCPLEKPGSPSATPAPGDGTDDPV is encoded by the exons GCCTTTGACGCCTTCATTTTCACCTTTTTCGCGGTGGAGATGGTCATCAAGATGGTGGCTTTGGGGCTGTTCGGGCAGAAATGTTACCTGGGTGACACGTGGAACAGGCTGGATTTCTTCATCGTCGTGGCGGG CATGATGGAGTACTCGTTGGATGGACACAACGTGAGCCTCTCGGCTATCAGGACCGTGCGGGTGCTGCGGCCTCTCCGTGCTATCAATCGCGTGCCGA GCATGCGAATCCTGGTCACTCTGCTGCTGGACACGCTGCCCATGCTCGGGAACGTCCTTCTGCTCTGCTTCTTCGTCTTCTTCATTTTCGGCATCGTTGGCGTCCAGCTCTGGGCTGGCCTCCTGCGGAACCGCTGCTTCCTGGACAGTGCCTTTGTCAG GAACAACAACCTGACCTTCCTGCGGCCGTACTACCAGACGGAGGAGGGCGAGGAGAACCCGTTCATCTGCTCCTCGCGCCGAGACAACGGCATGCAGAAGTGCTCGCACATCCCCAGCCGCCGCGAGCTACGTGTGCCCTGCACACTGGGCTGGGAGGCCTACGTGCAGCCACAGGCCGAGGGGGTGGGCGCCACGCGCAATGCCTGCATCAACTGGAACCAGTATTACAACGTGTGCCGCTCGGGTGACTCCAACCCCCACAACGGTGCCATCAACTTCGACAACATTGGCTACGCCTGGATCGCCATCTTCCAG GTGATCACGCTGGAAGGCTGGGTGGACATCATGTACTACGTCATGGACGCCCACTCGTTCTACAATTTCATCTATTTCATCCTGCTCATCATC GTGGGCTCCTTCTTCATGATCAACCTGTGCCTGGTGGTGATTGCCACGCAGTTCTCAGAGACAAAGCAGCGGGAGAGCCAGCTGATGCGGGAGCAGCGGGCGCGCCACCTATCCAACGACAGCACACTGGCCAGCTTCTCTGAGCCTGGCAGCTGCTACGAAGAGCTGCTGAAGTATGTGGGCCACATATTCCGCAAGGTCAAGCGGCGCAGCTTGCGCCTCTATGCCCGCTGGCAGAGCCGCTGGCACAAGAAGGTGGACCCTAGCGCTGTGCAAGGCCAGGGTCCCGGGCACCGCCAGCGCCGGGCGGGCAGGCACACAGCCTCAGTGCACCACCTGgtctaccaccatcaccaccaccaccaccaccactaccatttCAGCCACAGCAGCCCCCGCAGGCCCGGCCCTGAGCCAGGCGCCTGCGACACCAGGCTGGTGCGGGCCGGTGCGTCTCCCTCACCACCCTCCCCAGGCAGCAGACCACCCGACGCAGAGTCTGTGCACAGCATCTACCATGCCGACTGCCACATAGAGGGGCCGCAGGAGAGGGCCCAGGTGGCACATGCCGCCGCCACCGCTGCCGCCAGCCTCAAACTGGCCACGGGGCTGGGCACCATGAACTACCCCACCATCCTGCCCTCAGGGATGGGCAGCGGCAAAGGCAGCACCAGCCCCGGACCCAAAGGGAAGTGGGCCAGTGGGCCACCAGGCACTGGGGGGCACAGCCCCTTGAGCTTGTATAGCCCCGATCCCTACGAGAAGATCCAGCATGTGGTCGGGGAGCATG GACTGGGCCAGGCCCCTGGCCATCTGTCAGGCCTCAGCGTGCCCTGCCCCCTGCCCAGCCCCGCAGCAGGCACACTGACCTGTGAGCTGAAGAGCTGCCCGTACTGCACCCGTGCCCTGGAGGACCCAGAGGGGGAGCTCAGTGGCTCAGAGAGTGGAGACTCAGATGGTCGTGGCATCTACGAATTCACACAGGACGTCCGGCACGGTGACCGCCGGGATCCCATGCAACCACCCCCTGCGATGGACACACCAGGCCCAGGCAGCCCCCGGCGGCGGGCACAGCAGAGGGCAGCCCCGGGCGAGCCAGGCAGGCTGGGCCACCTCTGGGCTACCTTCAGCGGCAAGCTGCGCCGCATCGTGGACAGCAAGTACTTCAGCCGTGGTATCATGATGGCCATCCTCGTCAACACGCTGAGCATGGGCGTGGAGTACCATGAGCAG CCCGAGGAACTGACTCACGCCCTGGAGATCAGCAACATTGTGTTCACCAGCATGTTCGCCTTGGAAATGTTGCTGAAACTGCTGGCCTGTGGCCCTCTGGGTTACATCCGGAACCCGTACAACATCTTTGACGGCATCATCGTGGTCATCAG CGTCTGGGAGATCGTGGGGCAGGCGGACGGCGGTTTGTCTGTGCTGCGCACCTTCCGGCTGCTTCGTGTGCTGAAGCTGGTGCGCTTCCTGCCAGCGCTGCGGCGCCAGCTTGTGGTACTGGTGAAGACCATGGACAACGTGGCCACCTTCTGCACGCTGCTCATGCTCTTCATTTTTATCTTCAG CATCCTGGGCATGCACCTCTTCGGCTGCAAGTTTAGCCTGAAGACAGACACCGGAGACACCGTGCCCGACAGAAAGAACTTCGACTCCCTGCTGTGGGCCATCGTCACCGTGTTCCAG ATCCTGACCCAGGAGGACTGGAACGTGGTCCTGTACAACGGCatggcctccacctcctcctgggCCGCCCTCTACTTCGTGGCCCTCATGACCTTCGGCAACTACGTGCTTTTCAACCTGCTGGTCGCCATCCTTGTGGAGGGCTTTCAGGCGGAG GGTGACGCCAACAGATCCGACACGGACGAGGACAAGACGTCGGTCCACTTCGAGGAGGACTTCCACAAGCTCAGAGAGCTCCAGACCACAG AGCTGAAGATGTGCTCCCTGGCCGTGACCCCCAACGGGCACCTGGAGGGACGAGGCAGCCTGTCCCCTCCCCTCATCATGTGCACAGCGGCCACACCCATGCCTACTCCCAAGAGCTCGCCATACCTGGACGCAGACCCCAGCCTCCCAGACTCTCGGCGTGGCAGCAGCAGCTCCGGAGACCCGCCCCTGGGAGACCAGAAGCCTCCG GCCAGCCTCCGAAGTTCTCCCTGCGCCCCCTGGGGCCCCAATGGTGCCTGGAGCAGCCGGCGTTCCAGCTGGAGCAGCCTGGGCCGTGCCCCCAGCCTCAAGCGCCGCAGCCAGTGCGGGGAACGTGAGTCCTTGCTGTCCGGCGAGGGCAAGGGCAGTACTGACGACGAAGCCGAGGACGGCAGGGCCACACCCGGGCCCCGTGCCACCCCACTGCGGCGGGCCGAGTCTCTGGACCCACGGCCGCTCCGGCCGGCCCCCCTCCCACCTACCAAGTGTCGCGACTGCAACGGGCAGATGGTGGCCCTGCCCAGCGAGTTCTTCCTACGCGTCGACAGCCACCGGGAGGATGCGGCCGAGCTTGACGACGACTTGGAGGAT AGCTGCTGCTTCCGCCTGCACAAAGTTCTGGAGCCCTACAAGCCCCAGTGGTGCCGGAGCCGGGAGGCCTGGGCCCTCTACCTCTTTTCCCCACAGAACCG GTTCCGCGTCGCCTGCCAGAAGATCATCATGCACAAGATGTTTGATCACGTGGTCCTCGTCTTCATCTTCCTCAACTGTGTCACCATTGCCCTGGAGAGGCCTGACATTGACCCCGGCAGCACC GAGCGGGTCTTCCTCAGCGTCTCCAATTACATCTTCACGGCCATCTTCGTGGCGGAGATGATGGTGAAG GTGGTGGCTCTGGGGCTGCTCTCGGGCGAGCACGCCTacctccagagcagctggaacCTGCTGGATGGGCTGCTGGTGCTGGTGTCCCTGGTCGACATCGTCGTGGCCATGGCCTCGGCTGGTGGCGCCAAGATCCTGGGCGTTCTGCGCGTGCTGCGTCTGCTGCGGACCTTGCGGCCTCTGAG GGTCATCAGCCGGGCCCCGGGCCTCAAGCTGGTGGTGGAGACGCTGATTTCGTCACTCAGGCCCATCGGGAACATCGTCCTCATCTGCTGCGCCTTCTTCATCATTTTTGGCATCTTGGGTGTGCAG CTCTTCAAAGGGAAGTTCTACTACTGCGAGGGTGGCGACACCAGGAACATTTCCACCAAGGCGCAGTGCCGGGCCGCCCACTACCGCTGGGTGAGGCGCAAGTACAACTTCGACAACCTGGGCCAG GCCCTGATGTCGCTGTTCGTGCTGTCGTCCAAGGATGGCTGGGTGAATATCATGTATGACGGGCTGGACGCCGTCGGTGTGGACCAGCAG AACCACAACCCCTGGATGCTGCTGTACTTCATCTCCTTCCTGCTCATCGTCAGCTTCTTCGTGCTCAACATGTTCGTGGGCGTTGTGGTCGAGAACTTCCACAAATGCCGGCagcaccaggaggcagaggaggcgcGGCGGCGTGAGGAGAAGCGGCTGCGGCGCCTGGAGAGGAGGCGCAGGAGTAAGGCGCTCCCGGTGGCGGTGGCGG GCACTTTCCCCAGCCCAG AGGCCCAGCGCCGGCCCTACTATGCCGACTACTCGCCCACCCGCCGCTCCATTCACTCGCTGTGCACCAGCCACTATCTCGACCTTTTCATCACCTTCATTATCTGCGTCAACGTCATCACCATGTCCATGGAGCACTATAACCAACCGAAG TCTCTGGACGAGGCCCTCAAGTACTGCAACTACGTGTTCACCATCGTGTTTGTCTTCGAGGCTGCACTGAAGCTGGTGGCATTTGGGTTCCGTCGGTTCTTCAAGGACAG GTGGAACCAGCTGGACCTGGCCATCGTGCTGCTGTCACTCATGGGCATCACGCTGGAGGAGATAGAGATGAGCGCCGCGCTGCCCATCAACCCCACCATCATCCGCATCATGCGTGTCCTCCGCATCGCCCGGG TGCTGAAGCTGCTGAAGATGGCCACGGGCATGCGCGCCCTGCTGGACACCGTCGTGCAAGCCCTGCCCCAG GTGGGCAACCTGGGCCTTCTTTTCATGCTCCTGTTTTTTATCTATGCTGCGCTGGGAGTggagctgttcgggaggctgg AGTGCAGCGAAGACAACCCGTGCGAGGGCCTGAGCAGGCATGCCACCTTCAGCAACTTCGGCATGGCCTTCCTCACGCTGTTCCGCGTGTCCACGGGGGACAACTGGAACGGGATCATGAAG GACACGCTGCGCGAGTGCACCCGTGAGGACAAGCACTGCTTGAGCTACCTGCCAGCCCTGTCGCCCGTCTACTTCGTGACCTTCGTGCTGGTGGCGCAGTTCGTGCTGGTGAACGTGGTGGTGGCCGTGCTCATGAAGCACCTGGAGGAAAGCAACAAGGAGGCGCGCGAGGGCGCGGAGCTGGACGCCGAGATCGAGCTGGCGCTGGCGCAGGGCCCCAGGGGTGCACGCCGGGTGGATGCAGACAGGCCTCCCTCACCCCAGGAGAGTCCGGATGCCAGGGACACCCCAAACCTCCTGGTCGCACGCAAGGTGTCCGTGTCCAGGATGCTCTCGCTGCCCAACGACAGCTACATGTTCCGGCCCGTGGTGCCCGCCTCGGCGCCCCACCCCCGCCCGCTGCAGGAGGTGGAGATGGAGACCTATGGGGCCAGCACCCCCTTGG ACTCCATTGCCTCTGCACACTCGCCGCCCGCGGAGTCTTGTGCCTCCCTCCAGATCCCATTGGCTGTGTCGTCCCCAGCCAGGAGCAGCGAGACCCTCCATGCCCTGTCCCCTCGGGGTGCAGCCCGCTCCCCCAGCCTCAGCCGGCTGCTCTGCAGACAG GAGGCTGTACGCGCCGATTCCTTGGAAGGGCAGATTGACGGCCCTAGGGACACCCTGGACCCTGCGGAGACTGGCGAGAAAACCCTGGTGAGGCCGGTGTCCCAGGGGGGCTCCCTGCAGTCTCCCCCACGCTCCCCACGGCCCGCCAGCATCCGCACCCGGAAGCACACCTTCGGACAGCGCTGTGTCTCCAGCCGGACGGCAGCCCCGGGTGGAGAGGAGGCCGAGGCCTCGGACCCAGCCGACGAGGAGGTCAGCCACATCACCAGCTCCGCCTGCCCCTGGCAGCCCGTGGCCGAGCCCCAGGGCCCCGAAGCCTCTCCAGTGGCCGGCGGCGAGCGGGACCTGCGCAGGCTCTACAGCGTGGACGCTCAGGGCTTCCTGGACAAGCCGGGCCGGGTGGACGAGCAGTGGCGGCCCTCGGCGGAGCTGGGCAGCGGGGagcctggggaggccaaggcctggGGCCCCGAGGCCGAGCCCTCTCTGGGTGCGCGCAGAAAGAAGAAGATGAGCCCCCCCTGCATCTCGGTGGAACCCCCTGCGGAGGATGAGGGCTCCGCGCGGCCCCCCGCAGCGGAGGGCGGCAGCACCACCCTGAGGCGCAGAACCCCATCCTGTGAGGCCACCCCTCACCGGGACTCCCTGGAGCCCACAGAGGGCTCAGGCACCGGAGGGGACCCTGCAGCCAAGGGGGAGCGCTGGGGCCAGGCCTCCTGCCGGGCCGAGCACCTGACCGTCCCCAGCTTTGCCTTCGAGCCGCTGGACCTCGGCGGCCCCAGTGGAGACCCTTTCTTGGACGGTGGCCACAGCGTGATCCCAGAACCCAGAGCTTCCTCTTCAGGGGCCACAGTGCCCTTGGAACCCCCGGAAACAGAGCCTCCCGTGCCCGTCAGTGACCCCCCAGAGAAGAGGCGGGGGCTGTACCTCACAGTCCCCCAGTGTCCTCTGGAGAAACCAGGGTCCCCCTCAGCCACCCCTGCCCCAGGGGATGGTACAGATGACCCCGTGTAG